The nucleotide sequence tccgggagggtgaaaaatgggcctcccagacgTTCAGGCCCattcccagcctctggagggcctccgaagcccattttcgccctcccagaggctcaaacaaaacctccagagtctggggaaggccccCCCGCCATAGTGCAGGAGGGCAAGTAGGGCACGCCCACCatgtccacgcccacccagcaaccgggcagagaaccggttgctaaattttttgaatccctccCCTATcgcctactagcactgatgatgttacttagtttggtaatgaaatgtctgcaagaaaaccaccaagctcagaggaccccacaatcctcctccttcctttctcattctccagaaatccccctccttcccttctagcactgatgatgttatctagtttggtaatgaaacgtctgcaagaaaacccaccaagctcagagggcaccaaggaccccgcaagTTCGACTCCGAGTGACAAACATTCTCCTCTACCGGCGCCGGGAATCGTTCTCTTCCCACTTACCGACGGTGGTGATGGGCCTGGCGTAAGGCACCAACCCCCAGCTGTTGGAGGAAAACAGCCCTCGTCCGTGGAAGATGCACGGAGCCACGCCGCTATACTTCTGCAATTTCTTCTGCACCCATCTGCACCAGGAGCCTTCTTCGAAAAAGATCTGCTTGAAAACATCGTTCTCCCCGAAGGAGTAAATGGGGACCAGATCGGCCCTAGAGAAGAAGACAGAAACCAGGGTCAGAATTGTAAAAAGCAAACAGCATCTCCATCACCACTGAGGTCCTTCGCGGGGTCAGTTACCCCCTAGAAGggtatattt is from Thamnophis elegans isolate rThaEle1 unplaced genomic scaffold, rThaEle1.pri scaffold_7_arrow_ctg1, whole genome shotgun sequence and encodes:
- the LOC116523646 gene encoding diacylglycerol O-acyltransferase 2-like, translating into WRCCLLFTILTLVSVFFSRADLVPIYSFGENDVFKQIFFEEGSWCRWVQKKLQKYSGVAPCIFHGRGLFSSNSWGLVPYARPITTVVGEPITIPKTDNPSQKEIDFYHSLYVQSLAKLFEKYKTKFGLSETEMLEIN